The following proteins come from a genomic window of Pocillopora verrucosa isolate sample1 chromosome 6, ASM3666991v2, whole genome shotgun sequence:
- the LOC131790739 gene encoding uncharacterized protein, translating into MAGNNLESEIRTLREKLKNYKVGNIEGLHSFSDALEGEMEGLQIRLAVFGMTGAGKSSLVNTIWKTLYGRENAPAIEQSSGAEGTQLLEDFHSQSGTEDDRGGFVFHDTRGFNFDFNRAEENELFRILYGIVSVGQLIERGDWAEKMAEDAGQAAHRLEKPPVADQVHVALWVIKANDIRFVNGQYLDKFNFVRQKLNAEGVTIITVLTHDDKLDSEERNGAKKNAMEVTGSKKAQTFVFANWLGEQEEYDVRYQREVLKMLHTALGCGERSVRSRQIQRKLSKQ; encoded by the exons ATGGCCGGCAATAATTTAGAGAGCGAAATCCGTACTCTCAGAGAAAAACTCAAGAACTATAAAGTTGGAAATATCGAGGGCTTGCATTCTTTCTCAGACGCTCTCGAAGGAGAAATGGAAGGATTGCAGATACGGCTGGCCGTGTTTGGCATGACTGGTGCTGGGAAATCGTCGCTTGTTAACACGATTTGGAAGACTTTATACGGCCGAGAAAATGCCCCTGCAATAGAACAATCATCTGGAGCCGAAGGAACACAATTACTGGAAGATTTTCATTCGCAATCGGGGACAGAAGATGACCGTGGCGGCTTTGTATTCCATGACACAAGAGGTTTTAACTTCGATTTTAACAGAGCTGAAGAAA ATGAACTCTTCAGAATATTATACGGCATCGTTTCTGTGGGACAGCTTATAGAACGAGGAGACTGGGCTGAAAAAATGGCCGAAGACGCTGGTCAAGCTGCTCACAGACTCGAAAAGCCTCCGGTTGCAGACCAAGTTCATGTGGCATTGTGGGTAATCAAGGCTAACGACATTCGTTTCGTGAATGGCCAGTATCTAGACAAGTTCAATTTCGTGAGGCAAAAATTAAACGCGGAAG GTGTTACCATAATTACGGTTTTAACCCACGATGACAAATTGGACTCTGAAGAACGCAATGGAGCTAAAAAGAACGCCATGGAAGTGACCGGAAGTAAGAAGGCTCAAACATTTGTCTTTGCTAATTGGTTGGGAGAACAGGAAGAATACGACGTCAGGTACCAACGGGAGGTGTTGAAAATGTTGCACACTGCTCTTGGGTGCGGTGAGCGCTCTGTGCGGTCTCGGCAGATTCAACGGAAACTTAGTAAACAGTGA
- the LOC131790844 gene encoding uncharacterized protein isoform X1, protein MTLYGRNRSLSTDPSEEMTFVYTVFFIEWETCKDFLRDIRFPTRSQIEVHVFHRKDTDQNQLRSMIPDKRHHDGRPIIMKHSSLTSFPNAVEDLLVYYASSFDFSRHKKPDVYLVSGQGRRYEELAKILRKDKRVSAWVIDGRRTTVLDWLDANCVCKMCKFIFESAHEGVQHYDEFHMK, encoded by the exons ATGACGCTTTACGGAAGAAACAGGTCCTTAAG TACAGATCCTTCTGAAGAAATGACGTTCGTCtacactgtattttttattgaatgGGAAACATGTAAAGATTTCTTACGAGACATACGATTCCCTACGCGAAGTCAAATTGAGGTTCATGTGTTTCACCGTAAAGATACCGACCAAAATCAGCTTCGCAGCATGATTCCCGACAAAAGGCACCACGACGGCCGTCCAATCATCATGAAGCACTCTTCACTGACATCATTTCCGAATGCTGTCGAAGATTTGCTCGTCTACTACGCGAGTTCGTTCGATTTTTCAAGGCATAAGAAACCCGATGTTTACTTGGTCTCAGGCCAGGGTCGGCGCTACGAAGAGTTAGCGAAGATCTTACGAAAAGACAAAAGAGTGTCGGCATGGGTTATCGACGGGAGAAGGACAACAGTTCTTGACTGGCTCGAtgccaactgtgtttgcaaaATGTGCAAGTTTATATTCGAATCTGCACATGAAGGAGTTCAGCATTACGATGAGTTTCATATGAAGTAA
- the LOC131790844 gene encoding uncharacterized protein isoform X2: MTFVYTVFFIEWETCKDFLRDIRFPTRSQIEVHVFHRKDTDQNQLRSMIPDKRHHDGRPIIMKHSSLTSFPNAVEDLLVYYASSFDFSRHKKPDVYLVSGQGRRYEELAKILRKDKRVSAWVIDGRRTTVLDWLDANCVCKMCKFIFESAHEGVQHYDEFHMK; the protein is encoded by the coding sequence ATGACGTTCGTCtacactgtattttttattgaatgGGAAACATGTAAAGATTTCTTACGAGACATACGATTCCCTACGCGAAGTCAAATTGAGGTTCATGTGTTTCACCGTAAAGATACCGACCAAAATCAGCTTCGCAGCATGATTCCCGACAAAAGGCACCACGACGGCCGTCCAATCATCATGAAGCACTCTTCACTGACATCATTTCCGAATGCTGTCGAAGATTTGCTCGTCTACTACGCGAGTTCGTTCGATTTTTCAAGGCATAAGAAACCCGATGTTTACTTGGTCTCAGGCCAGGGTCGGCGCTACGAAGAGTTAGCGAAGATCTTACGAAAAGACAAAAGAGTGTCGGCATGGGTTATCGACGGGAGAAGGACAACAGTTCTTGACTGGCTCGAtgccaactgtgtttgcaaaATGTGCAAGTTTATATTCGAATCTGCACATGAAGGAGTTCAGCATTACGATGAGTTTCATATGAAGTAA
- the LOC131783034 gene encoding galactosylceramide sulfotransferase-like has translation MRLFDLSRLRKLAFLLFVIILITKYAALPIFRALRSNKCHSVKSILFLKTHKTGGSSVANILFRFARGKDLRVALPRSQIFSFYWPWSFQVNFVDNLPSEKPDILCSHARYNQTSMRLLMPPDTKFFTILRHPISRFESAFLFEDIPALLGISSSSNPFYQILHRLDRYKSNINTMYTLRNGMSFDLGLEPEDFENTEVIRNFISSVERDFDLVLLLEYFDESLVLLKHHFCWSLEDVLYLRHNARVRSFKKHHIPKQFRDRFLQWNKADVFLYQHFNRTFWKKVDSRGENFWHEVHLLRKRSLEMKEECLVPGEHRDKKSQTVSKLVLNPNIGKRNQELCEDLIKDEESYLNFFRGKQLQR, from the exons ATGAGGCTTTTCGATCTGTCTCGCTTAAGAAAATTAGCATTTCTTTTGTTCGTCATCATTTTGATCACTAAATATGCTGCCCTACCGATATTTAGAGCTCTCAGGAG cAATAAGTGCCATTCTGTCaaaagcattttgtttttgaaaacacacAAGACAGGAGGAAGCTCCGTAGCAAAcattttattcagatttgcTAGAGGAAAGGATTTAAGAGTGGCCTTACCAAGGagtcaaattttctctttttattggCCCTGGAGTTTTCAAGTGaattttgttgacaatttaCCAAGTGAGAAGCCAGATATCTTGTGTAGTCATGCAAG atacAACCAAACCTCCATGAGGCTATTGATGCCCCCTGACACAAAGTTCTTTACTATCCTCCGACATCCCATTTCAAGATTTGAATCAGcatttctttttgaagatatCCCAGCCTTGCTTGGTATCTCTAGCTCTTCAAATCCTTTCTATCAAATTTTACACAGACTTGATAGATACAAGTCCAATATAAACACTATGTACACCCTAAGAAATGGCATGAGTTTTGATCTTGGACTTGAACCTGAGGACTTTGAAAACACTGAAGTTATTAGAAACTTCATCTCCTCAGTTGAGAGAGATTTTGATCTGGTGTTACTTCTAGAATATTTTGATGAGTCTTTGGTATTACTGAAGCACCACTTTTGTTGGAGTTTAGAGGATGTGTTATATCTGAGACACAATGCAAGGGTACGTTCCTTCAAGAAACACCACATACCCAAGCAGTTTAGAGATAGATTTTTGCAATGGAACAAAGCTGATGTCTTTCTTTACCAACACTTTAATagaacattttggaaaaaagttgACTCTCGAGGTGAAAACTTCTGGCATGAAGTACACCTCTTGAGAAAGAGGTCTTTGGAGATGAAAGAAGAATGCCTTGTCCCTGGGGAGCACAGAGATAAAAAATCACaaacagtttcaaaattagTGCTAAATCCAAACATTGGCAAAAGAAACCAAGAGCTTTGTGAAGATCTGATAAAAGATGAAGAATCatatctgaattttttcagggGTAAACAATTACAGAGgtaa